A genomic window from Pocillopora verrucosa isolate sample1 chromosome 7, ASM3666991v2, whole genome shotgun sequence includes:
- the LOC131784812 gene encoding cyclin-K — MPNWYFSKEGLLRTPSRLDGIDYMTEIRYRREGTRFIMNCGNRMRLRYDTMATGAVYFHRFYMVQSFKNFPRWVTGAACLFLAGKVEETPKKCRDIIKTAKSLLHDNQFETFGEDPKEEVMMYERVLLQTIKFDLQVEHPYPSLLKFGKALKGDRAKINKLVQMAWTFLNDSLSTPLCLRYKPEVISVAMIALAAKFNNHDLQATSSAPGKTWYHSFTKGATESVIEDICDLMLELYGGEKKKGKTEASDEGSSSNHSSPMINPSPPAAKKRKHTSTSSEVKSQTVAPDTPTATSQVLTEPLKPLPPALTSSQIQVENVSPAPVSTQQQQQPLIATVTTEPPKVTQTVDTTFASAQTGKQIIETSAAVAPAALQPTLTSFAVATSSYNSDQAYAMNIYQQTVQPAGIATLTTNASFQPTLGSGTLGSVPSFHLPAQFQNQSYLPPTQGYSHFATPAGFPNVPPPPLPPMPSSAVYPPPPSGVSTLQTSAAYGVPPPQGRPPHPPMSLPPPPLPPLHSGQMPPIPQVGSKDYQWPRQFGVPPSQNQQMGGWMR; from the exons ATGCCTAACTGGTACTTTAGTAAAGAGGGGTTGTTACGAACGCCTTCCAGGCTTGATGGCATTGATTACATGACTGAAATACGCTACAGAAGAGAGGGAACCCGCTTCATTATGAACTGTGGGAATCGAATGAGATT ACGTTATGACACCATGGCTACAGGAGCAGTTTACTTTCATAGGTTCTACATGGTGCAGTCATTCAAGAACTTTCCACGATGG gTTACTGGTGCAGCATGTTTATTTCTTGCTGGGAAGGTTGAAGAAACACCTAAGAAATGCCGTGATATTATTAAAACAGCCAAAAGCCTTTTGCATGATAATCAATTTGAAACATTTGGTGAGGATCCAAAG GAAGAAGTGATGATGTATGAAAGAGTTTTACTACAAACAATCAAGTTTGATTTACAAGTGGAACACCCATACCCAAGTCTGCTCAAGTTTGGCAAAGCACTAAAAG GTGACCGTGCAAAGATAAACAAGCTGGTTCAAATGGCTTGGACTTTCTTAAATGACAG CTTGTCTACTCCTCTGTGTTTGAGATACAAACCTGAAGTCATCTCAGTTGCCATGATAGCTTTAGCAGCAAAGTTTAACAATCATGACTTACAAGCCACCTCTAGTGCTCCTGGAAAAACCTGGTACCACTCATTCACTAAGGGGGCTACAGAGTCCGTGATTGAAG ATATTTGTGATCTGATGCTGGAACTCTATGGTGGTGAAAAAAAGAAGGGGAAAACCGAAGCCAGTGATGAAGGAAGCTCATCAAACCATTCCAGTCCAATGATAAACCCCAGTCCACCAGCTGCCAAGAAGAGA AAACACACAAGTACATCTTCAGAGGTCAAATCCCAGACGGTGGCTCCAG aTACTCCTACTGCTACAAGTCAGGTCCTTACAGAGCCACTGAAGCCACTGCCTCCAGCCTTGACGTCATCTCAAATACAAGTGGAGAATGTCAGTCCTGCACCAGTTTCCAcacagcagcagcagcagcctCTGATTGCAACAGTCACAACTGAACCACCCAAGGTTACCCAAACTGTTGACACTACATTTGCATCAGCTCAAACAGGAAAGCAAATAATTGAAACATCAGCAGCAGTGGCACCTGCTGCTTTGCAACCTACTTTGACGTCTTTTGCTGTGGCTACATCGTCTTACAATTCGGATCAAGCCTACGCTATGAACATTTACCAACAGACAGTACAGCCAGCAGGAATTGCAACACTGACAACAAATGCTTCATTTCAGCCTACATTAGGAAGTGGAACTCTTGGTTCTGTGCCTTCATTTCACTTACCTGCTCAGTTTCAAAACCAGTCGTATTTGCCACCAACTCAAGGATATTCTCACTTTGCTACCCCTGCTGGTTTCCCCAATGTTCCTCCTCCACCCCTTCCCCCCATGCCCAGCAGTGCAGTATACCCTCCACCTCCAAGCGGTGTCAGTACCCTGCAGACATCTGCAGCATATGGGGTACCACCTCCTCAAGGCAGACCACCTCACCCTCCGATGTCACTCCCTCCTCCTCCCCTTCCACCATTGCACAGCGGACAAATGCCACCAATTCCTCAGGTTGGCTCAAAAGATTATCAATGGCCAAGACAGTTTGGTGTTCCTCCATCACAGAACCAACAGATGGGAGGTTGGATGAGATGA